The nucleotide window GTTCTCCTTGGATATGCGTCCGTTTTCGGATACCAGATCCGTCGCCTCTAGCCTGAGCCCGTGAACGTCCACGTTAGCCCTAACCCCGAAAATGCATCCCTCATACTCATTCCTCGCACACCAGACCTCTAGGGGCTGGCCTACACGCCGCTCGTCTGGGACGGTATCCTTGTAGATCCTCTCGAGAGGTTTACCAGGCCACACGACGAAGGGCTCCGTATTTCCGCTTGGATGACGCTCGACCAGACTCGTATACGAGAGATAACCTACCAAACAGGCTATAACAACCACCAGTAGTAAACTTATGACCCTCTTAATCTTTAAACGATTTCTCCCCGCTACGGCCAACTCCCTGATAAACCATAAACCCAGGATAGGCTTAAAGCTTTCACACAGTCAGAAGCCGAGTAAAACCTTATCAAACCGGTATTTCGACTAATAATTTGTCGAGGGGCCGGTAGTTCAGCCTGGTATGAATACCCGGTTTGCACCCGGGAGGTCGCGGGTTCAAATCCCGCCCGGTCCATTAAAAAGCCTACAGCTCTATGCCTCCTCTGTAAATCCAGCTAATGTTTAAGCCCCTTCCCTAAGCGGGATTCCGGATGCCTAATGCTTATAGATACACGCGTTAACGTCTGAAAACGCGCATCGACGGTGTGGCGTCGCAGGGAACATGTCCGTTTGTATGGAGAACCGCCTTAAGTATTATGATTAAGCATAATAGTAATATTTTTCTGTCATACACAATTTAATCGGTTTGACATGACAGAAACTCCGGTTGATGAGCTACTAATTAATGAGCCCCGCATCGACGCTAAGCCTCTATATGAAATTCTGAACGTGTGCTCAAGGGGCTATAAGATATTCCGCACGATCTACGTTGCCGTTCAAACGGGTCTATTCGATATACTAGACGAGCCGAAGACATCGGAGGAGATCAGCAGGGAGCTCGGGGTAAACGTGAAACTCGCATGTAAGATGTGCGACGTCTTATGCGACCTTGGTCTTTTAAATAAGGTGAAGGGCGCGTATAGAAATACGGAGTTGAGCAGCCTATATCTGAAGAGAAACTCCCTCCTCTCCCAAATCAACGTGATAGAGAGCCTAAACGAGGAGTTCAAGGTCTGGAATAGCCTGAATGCGGCTTTGAAGGGAAAGCCCACCCCGATAAACGAAGAACTCTTCTTTGAGAAACGCGTTCCCTCCCTCGCGTCGGAGATGCTATGCGGCGAGCTTCAAAGGACTGTCAGAATAATCGCTGACCTCCCAGAATTCAAGAGAGCGAGGAAGCTCCTAGACCTCGGGGGAGGACACGGGCTCTATGCGATAGCATTCACCAAACTTAATAGACGCCTGAAGGCTTACGTATTCGACCTCCCAAGGGTCCTCAAGTGTACGAGGAGATACATAGAGATGTTCGATGCTGAAAGGGTCGAGGTTATCCCTGGGGACTTTTTTAAGGATGATATAGGTGCAGAATATGACATAGTATTCCTCTCTTATATCCCTGGAGGGAAGAATCCGTCGCTGATCCCAAAGATACACTCAAGCCTAAAGACCGGAGGCTTATTCATAAACAAGCAGGTCTTCTATCATGACGGGGAGGGGTCAAAGGACCCCCTGTTAGATATAGGGTGGAACATACTATCCTTCCAGGGCATGGGGAAAGCTGATAGAATCTACAGCTTTAAGGGAGATGTGTCGTTTGAGGGATACATCGAGTTATTAAAGAAATACTTCTCAGTAATTAAGGTGGTAGATGCCTCGCAATTTTCACGCCTCACGATCTCGGGAGCGAAAAGCCCGCTTGACCCGAAGATGATAATAGCGAAAAAGAAGTCTTAACCGAGTCTATAAGGTCGACTTAAGCATCTCCTCCTAACAGCTTCAGCAATAATCTTCGCCGTATAGGCTAACAAAAGGATGATGGATGATACGATCGCTATCGTCGCCCCGACGGGCCAATCGAGGATATAACTCACCATAAGCCCGGAGGAGGCCGAGACCGCTCCTAAAATCGAAGACGCCAACAGCTGCATATGAGCTCTTCTGGATATCTGGAACGATGTTGCCACGGGATTGTATAGGAGCGTGAAGACTAAGAATCCACCTGTGAGCCTCAGCGATGAAGATATTATCAGCCCGGCGAAGAACAGCATTATCAGCATGTGCATCTGAACGTTAACCCCCTCAGCCTCAGCCATCTTAACGTCATAGAGCATAGAGTCTATCTGGATCCTGTAAGCGAGAATATACAGCACAAATATGAACAGTATGAGCAGGAGGAGTATTAGCTTCTCAACGGTGATAGCTAGTAGGCTTCCCCATAAAACCACGGATATCGAGACGGTAGCTAAAACCCTCACATTAGACAGATATATGGCGAAGATCGCTACCGCCGATGAGACGGAGAAAACGGCCATGCTGATCAACTCCCTACCATACTCAATCCTCGTAAAGACCATGCCTAAGAACAGGGCTGAAGCCACCGCGGTGACCATAGCCGAGTAAACTGGATCAAGGTTTAGAATTAAGCCTATAGATGCGCCTGCTAATGCGGCGTGAGCGACGCTGAAGCTTAAAGTCGTGATCTTAAGCCTCTGCACGTAGAAGCCTATCGCGCCACATAGATTTCCGCTGAGGACAGCTGCCGATATGGCTAAACCGAGGAATTCAAGCATAGTCTTCACCTGAGACTATCCTGCCATTCTCCATCTTAACGACGATGTCGGCATAATCGATTATCGGGTTTACATCATGGCTAACTATGACCACAGAGGCGTTCTCGGTGTCCACATAATCCCTGAGGACGCTTGAGACCAACCTCCTACCCTCCTTGTCGAGGCTGGAGAAAGGCTCATCCAGAAAAAGCGCCTTAGGCTTCCTAACGAGGGCGCGGGCGATGACGGCTCTCTGTTGCTGACCCCCGCTCAAAGTCCCTATGGGTCTATCAAGGAGATGCTCGATCTCAAGAAGCTCGGAGACCCATCGGATCCTCTTATCTTCATCTTCGGTTAAGGATTCAAAGATCGACTTGTAGGGGGCAAAACCCAGACATATCACATGCCTCACGGTATACGCCTCAAACGGAGGCTTCATGAAGTCTTGAGGAACAAAACCGCACATCCTCCTAGCATACCTTATCCTCCAGCTCCTAGTATCTACGCCGAAGAGGTAAGCACTACCCCTATAAGGCTTCAGCAGACCTAAACAAGTCTCTATTAGAGTAGTCTTTCCAGCACCGTTAGGCCCGGTGATCAATAAAAGCTTCCCCAGCGGAACTGTTAAGTTTATGTTACGCATCGCGGGTCTATCCGAACCGGAGTAGGCAACCCATACGTTCCTAAGCTTCACAGCCTCTGAAAACTGCATAACCACTCCTCTACGATCCTATGCTTCTCAAAAGTAAAAATAATGTTCAGGTATCAATTTAGTCGCAACTCTACGATCATCTCTTTATTCTCATGCGTAGGGCGACTATGATTATGGCTTCCAAAACAGCCACTATCAACGTGGCTATCTCCGCGGTTCTCCAGGTCTCAACCTGCCTTTTTAAACTCGATACTTCAGCCATCAACTCCGCGTTCCTGAGGGCATCGGTGATCCTCTGGACGTTCCACATCATTACTTGGGTCATATTGTTTAGGTTAGGGGCTGTCTGAGGGAAATTGGTTAAGGCAACCTCAACCGCCCCTATCTCAGACGCTATCTTCCTACCAAGATCGGTTCCACTCTGAATATTATCTATCACTAAGACGGCATTATGTTCAGTTGCGTTTCTAATTACAGCCTCATACTGCTTAGCCGAGACCTTCTCCGGCGGGCCGTAAACGGCAACTATGTTAAAGCCTAGAGAGCTCACGAATCCCTTCTGAAAGAGCATACACACGACAGGCTTACCCTCAAAGTGATTCTCCTCAGATATCTTCTTAAGCCAAGATTCAAGGGAGTCTATGCTCCTCAACGCTCTGTTAAGCCTATCAGAGACGTTTATCCCCAGATAATCCCTGAGCGCTGTGGAAACCTTAACGTAGATCTCCTTAAGGGCTTGAGGGCTATTCCAATCTCCTCTTACCCTAACGACCGGCGCCTCGCTTCCAGAGGCTTCCTTAAGGTCATCAACCCAAGGCTCAAATCCATGAGCCAATATGAGGTCAGCATCTCTAAACGCCTCAACGTCGCTCGGCTTAACATCGTAGTGTGCAGGGCAAACAGCCGGGGATGATATAACATCGACGGATATGGAGTCGCCAGCCAAATCCACAACCACACTCGATAGAACAGTGGTCGTGCAAACGACCAAAGGCTTATCATCGATAGAAGAGCGGGCAAACCCAGCGACATAAGCGGAGCCAAGACCCCAAACGAGGAGGATAAAGAGCATCGGTATCAGCGACTTCCCACGCATCCTAAATCACCGACGGGTAACCTATGGGTTGGCTGAACTATATAAGTATTACTTTTAACGAAAGAAGTAATACCAACGTCTCAGATATAAAAAGCCAAACTAAGAGATCTAATCTTGAAAAAAGCCGTAATTACTTCCACCCTAAAGATAGATACGTTAACTTCATTCTTTTACCTTTACGGTAAGCTAAAAGCTCACGACATACTGTGCGGCTAACAGTTGAGAATTTTTAACTAAAGTTTATATATAAGGTTTATTTTTCAAATTTATTAAGCAACTTTGCCCTAAAAGGGTGACTAAGACGCGTGTGCTGCTCACGCTTCCCCCTGATATTCATAAGTTAGAGATCTATAGGGTTACGGGGATCAAGGCTCCTCCTCTCGGTCTTGCATGGATTGCAGCTGTTCTTGAAGAAAAAGGTCATAAGGTTAAGATAATTGATTCGCCGACGCTTGAACTCGGGCGGAGTAATTGGTTAAGGGAGATTAAGAGCTGGCATCCCGACGTAGTAGGGTTCTCCATGTTAACCCCAACATCCCCTAAGGGGTATAAGGCTGCTAAAATGCTTAAAGAGGAGATGGGTGAGGATCTTCCGATAATTGCCGGCGGAGTCCACGTTACCCCGATGTATGAGGAAGCCTTAAAC belongs to Candidatus Bathyarchaeota archaeon and includes:
- a CDS encoding methyltransferase; translated protein: MTETPVDELLINEPRIDAKPLYEILNVCSRGYKIFRTIYVAVQTGLFDILDEPKTSEEISRELGVNVKLACKMCDVLCDLGLLNKVKGAYRNTELSSLYLKRNSLLSQINVIESLNEEFKVWNSLNAALKGKPTPINEELFFEKRVPSLASEMLCGELQRTVRIIADLPEFKRARKLLDLGGGHGLYAIAFTKLNRRLKAYVFDLPRVLKCTRRYIEMFDAERVEVIPGDFFKDDIGAEYDIVFLSYIPGGKNPSLIPKIHSSLKTGGLFINKQVFYHDGEGSKDPLLDIGWNILSFQGMGKADRIYSFKGDVSFEGYIELLKKYFSVIKVVDASQFSRLTISGAKSPLDPKMIIAKKKS
- a CDS encoding metal ABC transporter permease, translated to MLEFLGLAISAAVLSGNLCGAIGFYVQRLKITTLSFSVAHAALAGASIGLILNLDPVYSAMVTAVASALFLGMVFTRIEYGRELISMAVFSVSSAVAIFAIYLSNVRVLATVSISVVLWGSLLAITVEKLILLLLILFIFVLYILAYRIQIDSMLYDVKMAEAEGVNVQMHMLIMLFFAGLIISSSLRLTGGFLVFTLLYNPVATSFQISRRAHMQLLASSILGAVSASSGLMVSYILDWPVGATIAIVSSIILLLAYTAKIIAEAVRRRCLSRPYRLG
- a CDS encoding metal ABC transporter ATP-binding protein produces the protein MQFSEAVKLRNVWVAYSGSDRPAMRNINLTVPLGKLLLITGPNGAGKTTLIETCLGLLKPYRGSAYLFGVDTRSWRIRYARRMCGFVPQDFMKPPFEAYTVRHVICLGFAPYKSIFESLTEDEDKRIRWVSELLEIEHLLDRPIGTLSGGQQQRAVIARALVRKPKALFLDEPFSSLDKEGRRLVSSVLRDYVDTENASVVIVSHDVNPIIDYADIVVKMENGRIVSGEDYA
- a CDS encoding zinc ABC transporter substrate-binding protein, whose product is MRGKSLIPMLFILLVWGLGSAYVAGFARSSIDDKPLVVCTTTVLSSVVVDLAGDSISVDVISSPAVCPAHYDVKPSDVEAFRDADLILAHGFEPWVDDLKEASGSEAPVVRVRGDWNSPQALKEIYVKVSTALRDYLGINVSDRLNRALRSIDSLESWLKKISEENHFEGKPVVCMLFQKGFVSSLGFNIVAVYGPPEKVSAKQYEAVIRNATEHNAVLVIDNIQSGTDLGRKIASEIGAVEVALTNFPQTAPNLNNMTQVMMWNVQRITDALRNAELMAEVSSLKRQVETWRTAEIATLIVAVLEAIIIVALRMRIKR